From Brassica oleracea var. oleracea cultivar TO1000 chromosome C3, BOL, whole genome shotgun sequence, a single genomic window includes:
- the LOC106334702 gene encoding S-locus-specific glycoprotein translates to MRGVIPNYHHSYTLFFFVILVLFPHVFSTNTLSPNEALTISSNKTLVSPGDVFELGFFKTTTRNSPDGTDRWYLGIWYKTTSGHRTYVWVANRDNALHNSMGTLKISHASLVLLDHSNTPVWSTNFTGVAHLPVTAELLANGNFVLRDSKTNDLDRFMWQSFDYPVDTLLPEMKLGRNLIGSENEKILTSWKSPTDPSSGDFSFILETEGFLHEFYLLKNEFKVYRTGPWNGVRFNGIPKMQNWSYIDNSFIDNNEEVAYSFQVNNNHNIHTRFRMSSTGYLQVITWTKTVPQRNMFWSFPEDTCDLYKVCGPYAYCDMHTSPTCNCIKGFVPKNAGRWDLRDMSGGCVRSSKLSCGEGDGFLRMSQMKLPETSEAVVDKRIGLKECREKCVRDCNCTGYANMDIMNGGSGCVMWTGELDDMRKYNAGGQDLYVKVAAASLVPS, encoded by the coding sequence ATGAGAGGTGTAATACCAAACTATCATCACTCTTACACCTTATTCTTTTTCGTTATATTGGTTCTGTTTCCTCATGTGTTCTCGACCAATACTTTGTCACCTAACGAAGCTCTTACAATATCAAGCAACAAAACCCTTGTGTCTCCCGGTGATGTCTTCGAGCTTGGCTTCTTCAAAACCACCACAAGAAACTCTCCAGATGGTACTGATCGTTGGTATCTCGGTATTTGGTACAAGACAACCTCTGGTCATAGAACATATGTTTGGGTTGCCAACAGAGACAACGCTCTTCACAACTCCATGGGGACACTCAAAATCTCTCACGCTAGCCTCGTCCTCCTTGACCATTCTAATACTCCTGTATGGTCAACGAACTTTACGGGAGTTGCGCATTTACCAGTTACGGCAGAGCTTCTCGCTAACGGCAACTTCGTGCTTAGAGACTCCAAAACCAACGACCTAGACCGGTTCATGTGGCAGAGCTTTGATTATCCGGTGGATACTTTGCTCCCGGAGATGAAACTTGGTCGGAACCTCATCGGTTCAGAAAACGAAAAAATCCTCACATCTTGGAAAAGCCCTACTGATCCATCAAGTGGAGATTTTTCGTTCATACTCGAAACCGAAGGGTTTTTACATGAGTTTTATCTACTGAAGAATGAGTTCAAAGTGTACCGAACCGGTCCTTGGAACGGAGTCCGGTTTAACGGCATACCAAAAATGCAAAACTGGAGCTACATTGATAACAGTTTCATAGATAACAACGAGGAAGTCGCGTACAGTTTCCAAGTCAACAACAACCACAACATCCACACAAGATTTAGAATGAGTTCCACAGGGTACTTACAAGTAATCACATGGACTAAGACAGTACCGCAACGTAACATGTTTTGGTCGTTCCCGGAAGATACATGCGATCTGTACAAAGTTTGCGGTCCTTACGCTTACTGTGACATGCACACGTCGCCTACGTGTAACTGTATCAAAGGCTTCGTTCCCAAGAATGCTGGAAGATGGGATTTGAGAGATATGTCAGGTGGTTGTGTGAGGAGCTCGAAGCTAAGCTGTGGAGAGGGAGATGGGTTTCTGCGGATGAGTCAGATGAAGCTACCGGAGACAAGCGAAGCGGTTGTGGACAAGAGGATCGGGTTGAAGGAATGCAGGGAGAAGTGTGTTAGAGATTGTAACTGTACCGGGTATGCGAATATGGATATCATGAATGGTGGGTCGGGATGTGTGATGTGGACCGGAGAGCTCGATGATATGCGGAAGTACAATGCTGGAGGTCAAGATCTTTATGTCAAGGTAGCAGCTGCTAGTCTTGTCCCCTCGTAG
- the LOC106334701 gene encoding pre-mRNA-splicing factor prp12-like, with protein MMAAPEDESSAQSQSSSAATAAPTPPPPPSAGDHYLAKCVLPPSVVLQVAYGYFRSPSSRDVVFGKETCLELVVIGEDGIVESVCEQNAFGTIKDLAVIPRSKMGKDLLAVLSDSGKLSFLSFSNEMHRFSPIQHVQLSSPGNSRTQLGRMLTVDSSGLFLAVSAYHDRFALFSLSTSSMADIIHERIFYPSEDGGKTSSVEELSGTIWSMCFISKGFNESKSYDPVLAIVFNRKGSLLNELVLFRWNIKEESICLISEYVEAGPLAHSIVEVPHSSGFAFLLRIGDALLMDLRDPQNPCCLVRTSLDLAPPASLVEEHFVEESCRVQDGDDEGLSNVAASALLKLSDWDPMFIDTESEIGKLSSKHVSSWTWEPDHNYNPRMIICLDDGEFFVFGLVYDDDGVKINISECLYKGLPCKEILWVEGGFLATFAEMADGTVFKLGKEKLHWMSSIQNIAPILDFSVVDDQNEKRDQMFACCGVTPEGSLRIIRSGVNVEKLLKTAPVYQGITGTWTVKMKLPDVYHSFLVLSFVEETRVLSVGLSFKDVTDSVGFQPDVCTLACGLVADGLLVQIHQDAVRLCMANMDGSSPFVSSWFPENVSISLGAVAENLIVVSTSNPCFLSVLGVRSVSSHCCEIYEIQRVELQYEVSCISIPQKCIGKKRCKAAIPSGMERGYTFLIGTHKPSVEVLSFSEDDGGGLRVLASGMVSLTNTMGTAIRGCIPQDVRLVLVDQIYVLSGLRNGMLLRFEWPSFSHSSGLNKEEMDIVVGERENLPINLVLIATRRIGITPVFLVPFSDSLDSDIIALSDRPWLLHTARQSLSYTSISFQASTHATPVCSSECPQGILFVAENSLHLVEMVHSKRLNAQKFHLGGTPRKVIYHSESKLLIVMRTDLCDAGTSDICCVDPLSGSVLSSYKLKPGETGKSMELVHVGNEQVLVVGTSLSSGPAILPSGEAESTKGRILILCLVHTQNSDSGSMTICSKDGSTSQRTSPFRDEQLSSSSLCSSPDDNSYDDDIKLDEAEAWHLKLAAATTWPGMVLAICPYLDRFFLASAGNAFYVCGFPNDRPDKMKRFAVGRTRFMITSLRTYLTRIVVGDCRDGVLFYSYHEDVKKLHQVYCDPAQRLVADCFLMDANSVAVSDRKGSIAILSCKDHSDFEYSNPESNLNLNCAYHMGEVAMAIKKGGNIYKLPADDVLRSYGLSKSTEAADDTIIAGTLLGSIFVFAPISREEYELLEAVQAKLVVHPLTAPVLGNDHKEFRGRESPSQATKILDGDMLAQFLELTNRQQESVLSTPQPSPSSLKASSKQCPSPPLMLHQVVQLLERVHYALH; from the exons GTTCTCTCCCATACAACATGTTCAACTTTCTAGTCCAGGCAACTCGAGGACTCAACTTGGAAGAATGCTCACTGTAGATTCTAG TGGTCTCTTTCTTGCTGTCAGTGCATATCATGATCGCTTCGCTCTATTTTCCCTCTCTACATCGTCTATGGCTGATATTATTCACGAG AGGATTTTCTATCCTTCTGAAGACGGAGGAAAGACTAGCTCTGTAGAAGAATTATCTGGTACTATTTGGAGCATGTGTTTCATTTCCAAAGGTTTTAATGAATCCAAGAGTTATGATCCTGTTCTTGCCATTGTTTTTAATAG GAAAGGATCTCTCCTGAATGAGTTGGTTTTATTTAGATGGAACATCAAAGAGGAATCCATATGTTTAATATCAGAGTATGTTGAAGCTGGGCCTCTGGCACATAGTATTGTTGAAGTTCCTCACTCCTCTGGATTCGCCTTTCTGTTAAGAATTGGTGACGCTCTCTTAATGGATCTCAGAGATCCTCAAAACCCTTGCTGTTTGGTTAGGACATCCTTAGATCTTGCTCCTCCTGCTTCATTAGTGGAAGAACATTTTGTTGAAGAGTCGTGTAGAGTACAAGATGGAGACGATGAGGGTCTTTCTAACGTTGCTGCATCTGCGTTGTTAAAGCTCAGCGATTGGGATCCAATGTTCATAGATACTGAAAGCGAGATTGGAAAGTTGAGCTCTAAGCATGTCTCTTCATGGACTTGGGAACCGGATCATAACTATAATCCTCGGATGATTATTTGCTTAGATGATGGTGAATTTTTCGTGTTTGGACTCGTATATGACGATGATGGTGTCAAGATTAATATATCAGAATGTTTGTACAAAGGCTTACCGTGCAAAGAAATATTATGGGTGGAAGGTGGGTTCCTGGCCACGTTTGCCGAAATGGCGGATGGAACGGTTTTCAAATTGGGAAAAGAGAAGTTACATTGGATGAGTTCCATTCAAAACATTGCTCCGATCTTGGATTTCTCGGTTGTGGATGACCAGAACGAGAAACGAGACCAAATGTTTGCTTGCTGTGGCGTAACGCCTGAAGGCTCTTTAAGGATTATTCGCAGTGGCGTTAATGTAGAAAAGCTTCTGAAAACCGCGCCTGTTTATCAAGGAATAACTGGTACTTGGACTGTTAAAATGAAGCTTCCTGATGTGTACCATTCATTTCTTGTTCTGTCTTTTGTTGAGGAGACTAGGGTTTTATCAGTTGGATTAAGTTTTAAAGATGTCACTGATTCGGTTGGTTTCCAGCCTGATGTCTGCACCTTGGCATGTGGGCTTGTTGCCGATGGTTTGTTGGTGCAGATTCACCAAGATGCAGTAAGGCTGTGCATGGCCAACATGGATGGTTCTTCACCGTTTGTCTCCTCTTGGTTTCCAGAAAACGTCAGTATCAGCTTGGGGGCGGTTGCTGAAAATCTGATAGTTGTGTCTACGTCTAACCCTTGTTTCCTCTCTGTTCTTGGGGTCAGATCAGTATCATCTCACTGCTGCGAAATCTACGAAATTCAACGGGTGGAGTTGCAGTACGAAGTCTCCTGCATCTCAATTCCTCAAAAATGTATTGGGAAGAAGAGATGCAAAGCTGCGATTCCTTCTGGTATGGAGCGAGGCTATACGTTTTTGATCGGCACACATAAGCCTTCTGTTGAGGTCCTCTCCTTCTCAGAAGATGACGGTGGTGGTCTTAGAGTCCTTGCCTCTGGGATGGTATCGCTAACGAATACAATGGGAACGGCTATTCGTGGATGTATTCCTCAGGATGTAAGACTCGTGTTAGTTGATCAAATCTATGTCCTTTCTGGGTTAAGAAATGGGATGCTACTTCGTTTTGAGTGGCCTTCCTTTTCACATTCATCCGGGTTGAATAAAGAAGAGATGGACATTGTTGTGGGTGAAAGAGAGAATTTACCCATCAACCTTGTGTTAATTGCCACACGACGTATCGGCATCACACCTGTTTTTCTGGTTCCGTTCAGTGATTCACTAGATTCAGATATCATAGCTCTTAGTGACAGGCCGTGGTTGTTACACACAGCTCGACAAAGCCTTTCCTACACTTCCATCTCGTTCCAAGCTTCTACTCATGCAACTCCTGTATGCTCGTCTGAATGCCCTCAAGGCATTCTTTTTGTTGCAGAGAACTCTTTACATCTG GTGGAGATGGTGCATAGCAAACGGCTTAATGCGCAAAAGTTTCACCTTGGAGGCACTCCGCGAAAGGTTATCTACCATAGTGAAAGCAAACTATTGATTGTGATGAGAACTGATCTGTGTGATGCTGGTACGTCTGATATATGCTGCGTGGACCCGCTCAGTGGATCAGTGCTGTCATCCTACAAGCTCAAACCTGGAGAAACTGGAAAATCGATGGAGCTTGTACACGTGGGAAATGAGCAAGTCCTTGTGGTTGGGACGAGTTTGTCATCTGGTCCTGCTATACTACCCAGCGGTGAAGCAGAAAG TACAAAAGGACGAATACTCATTCTCTGCTTAGTACACACTCAAAACTCGGATAGTGGTTCGATGACAATCTGTTCAAAAGACGGTTCAACTTCCCAACGTACATCGCCTTTTCGTGATGAACAACTATCAAGCAGTAGTCTCTGCAGCAGTCCAGATGATAACAGCTACGATGATGATATCAAACTTGACGAAGCTGAAGCGTGGCATTTAAAATTGGCAGCTGCAACCACTTGGCCGGGTATGGTACTTGCGATCTGTCCGTACCTTGATCGTTTCTTCCTGGCGTCTGCTGGCAATGCT TTCTATGTATGCGGTTTCCCGAACGATCGTCCTGATAAAATGAAGAGGTTTGCGGTGGGGAGGACACGTTTCATGATAACATCTCTGCGCACGTACTTGACTAGAATCGTCGTTGGGGATTGCCGTGATGGTGTTCTGTTTTATTCTTACCATGAG GATGTGAAGAAACTTCACCAAGTATATTGTGATCCAGCGCAGCGGTTAGTTGCTGATTGCTTTCTAATGGATGCCAATTCTGTTGCTGTATCTGATCGCAAGGGGAGTATAGCTATCCTGTCTTGCAAAGACCATTCAGACTTTG AGTATTCAAATCCGGAATCCAACCTGAATCTGAACTGTGCTTATCACATGGGTGAGGTGGCCATGGCTATCAAAAAG GGTGGCAACATTTACAAACTTCCAGCTGATGATGTGCTGCGAAGTTATGGTCTTAGTAAAAGCACTGAAGCAGCTGATGATACTATCATAGCTGGCACACTATTAGGAAGTATATTCGTCTTTGCTCCTATTTCAAG GGAGGAATATGAGCTCCTAGAAGCCGTCCAAGCAAAGCTTGTGGTTCATCCGCTGACTGCTCCTGTTCTTGGTAATGATCACAAGGAGTTCCGAGGTCGAGAGAGTCCG TCCCAAGCGACAAAGATTTTGGACGGTGACATGCTTGCTCAGTTCTTGGAGCTTACAAATAGACAGCAGGAGTCAGTTTTATCTACACCTCAGCCATCACCAAGCTCATTAAAAGCAAGTTCAAAACAATGTCCTTCTCCGCCTCTCATGCTGCACCAAGTTGTACAATTGCTCGAGCGTGTCCATTACGCTCTGCACTAG